The Microvirga thermotolerans sequence CTCTTATGAGACGCTTCGGCGCGATCTTCAGGCGTCGCTCGACGATTCCCGAGTTCGCGCGATCCTGCTCAATATCGACTCGCCGGGCGGCGAGGCCCGAGGGGTCGGCGAGCTTGCGACGGCGGTTCGCGCCGCTCGCGGCGTGAAGCCGATCGTTGCCTATGCGGGCGACCTTGCGGCGTCGGCGGCCTATTGGATCGCTTCAGCGGCCGACCGTATCGTGATTGGAGAAGGCGCGGCGCTCGGCTCAATCGGCGTGCGCGCGGCATTCTCTGACACTTCCGAGCGGGACGCGGCGCGCGGCGTGAAGACGATCGAGTTTGTTTCGTCTCAGTCTCCCTACAAGTCAGCCGACCTCAACTCAAAGGACGGTCGCGCTCGCATCCAAGCGAGAGTTGATGCGCTTGCGGACGTCTTTGTGAACGCTGTAGCGGAAAATCGCGATGCGAGCCGAGCCTATGTTCTCGAACGCTTCGGAAAAGGCGACGTGCTGATCGGCAAGGCCGCGATCGACGCGGGAATGGCCGATGAGTTTGGCACCTTTGAAAAGGTTCTCTCTGAACTCGCAGGCGGCAAGACCAAGCGGGCGCCCCACTCCTCACCGCGAGCCTCCCTGCCGCCCAATAGTCAAAAGGGTGCCGACGAGATGACCGCCCAGGCAATTTTAGCGGCGCGAAATCTCGCGCTTGGAAACTAAAGGAAAGAACTATGTCAAATCTAATCGAAACTCGGAATGCGTTTCGCGCTAAGGTGGGAGCTACCCGTCGGCAGCGCGAACGTGCCGAACTCTTGGCGAAATCAGCCACTATTCTGCTCCACGACATTGTGACCACTTGCACGGCTATCGCCGGATCGAACAAGCCTGAAGCAGACCTCGCAAGGGCGACGTCAGTTATCGGAAGCATTGAGGCCCATATTAATGAGCTGAAGACGGTCCTGCCGGAAATCCAGTCCGCTTGGACGGCCGAATAAGGGATCGAGCACATGAACTTCCTCTCGCAAATCATGGGTCGCGCGAAGCCGACCTCAGTCAACATTGCCCGTTCGCTCGCCGAGGCGGGCGCCGACCTCGAAGCTAACCGCCAGCAACTTGCGGCGGCTGAAGAGGCCCTTCAGCGGGTCGCGGTTCTGACGCCTGCTGAGCACGCGGCGGCCGAAGCCGAGCAAGCGGAATCCCGCCGCGCGATCGTGCGCGCCGAGGCACGGATCGCAGAACTTCAGAAAGGGCTTGTTGAGGCTCAAGAGACCGAACGGCTTGCTGACCTAAAAGTTCGGGCCGACGTCGCTCGTCGTCGTGTTGAGGTCGAGGCGTCGAAGCTGCTCGATCGGTATGATGCGCTCGGTGCGGAAGCGGCGGCAGTCGTTAACGCCTTCGAGGCGATCAATGCCGAGGTCGAAGCGATCAATGTCGAGCTTCAGAAAGTCGGGCTTGAGCCTATCGAGACCGCTGAAAGCCGCTACCGTCGCGAGCCCGATCAGGTCATTCCGGAGGTTCGCGCCACGCGCAAGAAATGGGTCCGCCGGGTCGTAGCTTTTGACGGCCAGACTCGCGACGACGGCAAAAAGGGGGTCGCAACCCGCCTCGAAGACATTTCAGTGTTCTCAATCGTCGACGGAAAGCACGTTCCGAGCGAAGCAGGCGCCTTCGAGATGGAAGTCGAAGACGTTACCCCGGCACGCACCATTCAAGGTCGGTTGCTTGGAAGGCTTGCCGGAAGCGTTCGGCTCCCGCCTGCTCGGATCGGCTCGGTGTGCCACTGGCCCAAGGTTGAGGGTTGAGCCATGGCGCCCCTCAGCAAACGGATTCGGGTTGCTCTTGAACATTCCGTAACGGTTGGCGGCCATCGCTACACCGAATTGCGCGTTCGCCCTGCAAAACCGAAAGACCTCGCCGGTCTCAAGGTCGGGGATAGCGTTGAAGCCAACCTTGAACGCGGTGTGATCCTTGTCGCTCGCATGTGCGGCGTGCCCGAGGCCGTGATCTATGCCCTCGATCCTGCCGACGCTGGGCGCGTTGGTGAGGCTGCTGACGCCCGCCTGTCGAAAGTGCTGTAGCATGGCTAAGAGTTTTTCGGTCTCAGTCAACATCGGCGGTAGGCTCGATTCGAGCCTTGGCGCAGCCGTTCGGAAGGCTGAGTCTCGAATTTCGGGACTCGCCCGGCATGTTCAGACGATCAACGCTCGCACGCAATCGACGATCACCAATTTCGGCCGAGGAGTCGCCTCGGCCGGGAAGAAGCTTCAGGAAGCCGGGCGCACGTTCTCGACGAATGTCTCGGCCCCGGCCGGGCTGCTCGCGTTCGGCGCCGGGAGAATGGCTTTCGAGTTTGAGAAGGCGGGGAATCTGCTCGAAGCTCTCGGCGACGCTTCAGAGGATCAGCGCAAGAAATTCGAGGGCTTGGCGAACGAGCTTAACAAGAAATATCCGCAGTCGCTTGCCGAGATTATCAAGACCGGCAACGAAATGCTGAAAGGCGGCTTCAGTTTCGATCAGATGACGGGCGCGATCGACCAAACGCTCGCGACGGCCGTTCTCGGCGATATGGCGCCGAGCGAGGTCGGCGACATGATGGCCCGCACGATCAACAGTTTTCAAATGCCGATGAAGACCTATGAAGACGCGATGAAGTCTTCGGTTCAGGTCTCCGACCGCATGACTTACGCGGCCGTCAAGACGACGGCCTCGCTCAAAGATATGGGCGAAATGTTCCGGTACGTCGGCGGCGCCATGTCGGCAAGCGGGAACGACCTCGACACGGCGACGGCCTTCGCAATGGCCTTCGCGAAGAACGGAACCGTCGGCTCGGAAGCGGGCGTCGCGCTGCGCTCGGCCGTCGTTCGCATGGTCAAAATGCCCGCGAAGGGCGAGGCCGCTCTAAACCGGATTGGAATGAGCCTGAACAAGTATGTCGGCGGGAAGACGGCGCTAACGTCCGATCGTATCCTCGGCGGCCTGTCGGCGGGCGGTATCGACGCGAGTGGGATCAAGGGTCAGATCGACGGTCTTCTAAAGAACAAGAAGCTCGCCGCGAGCCCGGCGAAGTTGCAAACTGCGATCACGAAGGCGGTCCAGCGGCATCTAGGCTCGTCGAGTGCGGTCGACGCGGCGACGATCGCCGAGAACGTGAACGACTCGATCGCGGCGGCAGGAAACAAGATTGACCTTATGGGTTTCTTCCGCGACCTGAAGTCTAAGATCGACAAGGGCGAAGCAACCCTCGGCGATGTGGCAACCATCCTCGAAGGGCGGCACTTCTCGCGTTATCAAGCGATCCTGCAGTCGGACCTCGACGGCCTGCTCGCGGGAATCCAGGGCGAGTCTAATGGCTACACGCAAGCCCGTTACAAGACGGCGCTCAAAGGGCCTGTCGGCGCGTGGTACGAGTTTGAGGCCGCGATCGAAAAGCTCTCTGTCACGCTCGGCCGGGTCGCTTTCACCGATTTCGTAAGCGGATTCTCTCGGGTCGTTGACGCGATTCAGTCGCTTAGTGAAGCGAACCCGAAGCTCCTCAAGTTCACCGTCTATGCCGGGCTTGCATCAATTGCGCTCGGCCCGCTCATGATGGCGGCGGGGGCAACGGCTCGCGCGGTTGGTCTGCTCGCTACCGGGCTTTTGAGCCTCGGGCGGGCTGCGACTGTCGGGCTCGCGGCTCAACTCGTGACGGTCGCCGGGGGCGTGCGCGCTTTGGCTGTTGCGACCGTTGCGGGCGCCGCTGGCAGGCTTCGCGGGATGGCGGCGGGGTTGATCGCCTTGAACGCCGTCGGCGGCTCTACGGCCGTTCTAGGCGCTATCGGCGGCTCGATCCTGAGCTTCGGTCGGGCCGTGCTCATGTTCCCGGTTACGGCCCTTCGCGCAATCGGCGGGGCAATGTGGGCGCTCGTGGCGAATCCGATCGGCGCCCTAATAACCGCGATCGTTGTCGCGCTGACCGCGCTCGGCGTTTGGATTTATAACAATTGGGCCGGAATAACGTCGTTCTTTGACGGCTTCGTTCAGGGCTTCGAGAAGGCACTAGGGCCGACTGCGAAGGGATGGGTCGACGGTCTCGTTTCGAGCATTTCGGCCGTTTGGAAGTGGATTAGCGACCTTCTCGGGCCGATCCAGGCGACGAACGCCGAGTGGAAGTCATGGGGCGAGACCGTCGGCGGCGTCGTCGCGGGCGCCGTCAACGCGATCGGGAACGGGATCGAGCGTGTCGTCGGGCTCTTTACGTCGGCTTACGATAAGGCCGTCGCGCTGAAAGACGCGATCGCCGGGCTTTGGGGCGGCGGATCGTCGGCGGCGACGTCGGCGCCTGAAGTCGCAGGCGCTCGCGCTCGCGGCGGCCCAGTCACGGGCGGGCGAACCTATCTCGTCGGCGAAAACGGCCCCGAGTTGTTCACGGCCCCGGCCTCTGGCGAGATTATCCCGAACGACCGGCTTCAGGCGCTCGCGTCGCCCGATCGCATCGCCTCGGCGACTTCTCGCCCCGGATCGGGCGGGCGTGGCGATATGAGCATCAGCTTCGAGATTAACGGCGCGACTGACCCGCAAGAGGTCGCGCGCATTTGCGAGCAGAAATTCCGCGACTTCCTTTGGCGCCTGGAATCCGAGCAGCGCGCTTTGCTGAGTGATTGAGATAGGTGTGTACCGCGATTGTAAGTAAGCGAAAAGGCGCGCTCTGGGCCGTTTGAGCAGTTTGTCTAGTTCGAGGTCTCAACGCCGATCCTGCCCAAGTATCCCATTTTGCATAGAACGAAGGTCTTGTTGTTTGGAACAAATTTGTGAGTGCACAGGCCACATCCGCAGTTAGGTTAAGGGTCAATGCAACCTACGATTCGCGTATGTCTAAGCTCACTCAACGATACTCCGTGCGAGACCCAATTCATGGTATGATTGATTTTAACGCCCTTGAGTGGGACGTTATCAATTCTGAGCCATTTCAGAGATTGCGCCGCATTAAGCAGTTGGCATGGACAGATTATGTCTATCCTGGCGCTATGCATACCCGTTTCGAACATTCGTTAGGTGTATGCCATACCGCGACGCGGCTTTTCGACAGTATTTCAAAGAAAGACGCAGAAGTCCTTAGATCCGATCATGGCTTTGACGAGGCTGGCCTATTAAGGCAGCGTCAGATCATACGCCTAGCGGCCCTAACCCATGATCTAGGTCACGGGCCGTTGTCACACGCGGCTGAAGAATGCTTTCCGTTTCAAGAAGGCGGTGAGAAGCGTTATGTTCACGAACAATATTCGGCTAGCTTTGTAAGGCACTTGCTAGCAGATATAATAGAAAATCACCCTGCCAATCGAAATAATTATGCGATAAAATACGCTGATATATCAAGCATGTTCGACGGCAGCCATGGCGTCAATCGATCTATTGTCTGGAAGGAAATTATATCTGGCCAAATGGATGCTGACCGTATGGACTACCTCCTCCGTGACAGTTATCACGCTGGGGTTAGTTACGGGCGGTATGACTTAGATCGCGTTATTAATACAGTGTGCCTTTGTGAAGATGACGACGGATCTGGGCACGTAATTGGCATCGAGGACGACGGCATTCACGCAGTCGAGGGGCTTTTGATTGCCAGATACATGATGTTTACTCAGGTTTACTTTCACAAAACCAGAGTTATTTATGACTATCACTATGATAAAGCCCTTCAGTATTTACTCAGAGAAAACAACGGCCTGTTCCCACCGCCCACAAAGGAAGGAATACTGGAGTATATGAAGTGGGATGACTGGCGTGTCCTTCACTCTCTTGCTGCTGATAAGGACGATGAAAATTGCCGAGCTATACAGAGCCGGAACCACTACCGCTTAATTTATTCAACACCCGAATGCCCGGATCTAGATGATCTAGCCAAGTTCGACGCGATGCTCGAAAAGCTCGATGGTCTGGGCGCAGTAGTCCGAGACGCAACAAAATCTTGGTACAAGTACCAAAAGGATGAGATTCGCCTGCGCGAGAATAGCGGTGGAAAGCTCATATCTATCCCATTGGCGACTCGTTCCCCCGTCGTTAACGGACTACAAACAGTGAATCAGCGTAGGATATATGCGTCGCCGCAAGTTCGTGCGGAGGCGCTTAAGCGCTTGGGGTCATAATATGAATACGCCATTCGAGACAAAATCCGCAGACAAACTCGCATTCATAGCTTGGCTTGCAGGGGAATTTGGCGTTGAGAACCAGCTTGGGAAAAAGGCACTTCAAAAGCTGGTCCATATTGCTGAGGAAGGGCTGAGAATCCCGACAGGATACACTTTCTCCCTCTACACTTATGGCGCCTTTAGTCGAGACCTAGCTGGGGACTTGGATATTGTGAAATCGATTGGCGGCATTGAGATAGAGTATATCTCTGCTGAGAATAGATATATCGTCAGCCCCGGTAAGCGCCGTAGTGATACAATGGCGAGAGCCGAAGTTTTTCTCAAAACAACAGAAAAGAAACTTGACCTTCTTAAGGAGAATTTCAGCGGCGCCCCGGCTCGCTATCTCGAATTGTTCTCCACCCTGCTGTTCTTTCTGAAACGACGGAATGAAAATGAGGATGATAATGTTTTGATCCAGCAACTTCTCATGCTTAAGCCGAAGTATTCGCCGGAAGAGGCGGCTAAAGCCCTGGTAGAAGTCAAAAAGTTTCTTGAAACAGCCAAAGCTGCTTAGACCACGAGATTTAATTCATCGGAAATTCCGTGTCTGAACCCTAATCCCGTTCCTCGTTAAATTTGGAGCGGGATTTGCTTTTTTATCAAGCAATAAATCCGTAGTCTGCCTCTCTCCCACGCTCCGCAGCAAATCCGAAAGATCGATCAGGTGCTCGGCGACAACGTGGATGACCTCACCTTCGCGCTGAACCCTACCCCGACAACCAATCATGCCTGAAGACAGGATCAGCCGTCGTTGTTTCTCGAAGACTGCCGACCAGATGACTAAATTTGCGAAGTCGGTCTCATCCTCAATCGTCATGAAGGTCACACCCTTCGCCGAGCCAGGCTTCTGCCTGACAAGCACAAGCCCCGCCACCGTCACACGCCTTCCGTCGCGGGCGCGTTTCAGGTCAGCGCACGTGTTCATGCGACACTCGTGTAGCTCAGACCTTAGAAATGCAACCGGGTGCTGCCGAAGCGTAAGACCTTTCGATAGATAATCCTCGACAACCTCTCGGCCTTCCATCATCGGCATGAGCGCAACGGTCGGCTCTGCGCCTTCGGGTTTGATCCTCCCCTCACGATCATCGGCGGCTGCGAAAAGGGGCAATGGCGCATCATTCAAACCTCGGATCGCCCAAAGTGCATCGCGGCGGCTGAGGCCAAGGGAGCCGAAAGCGTCAGCATCCGCTAAGCGCTCCAATGCAGCTACAGATACGCCAGCACGGCGCCATACCTCTTCGATCGAGGAAAACGCCTCAGCACCCCGCGCAAGCGGAATAAGGGCTCCCTCCTGATTGGTGAGACCTTTTGCGAGCCGCAATCCGAGCCGAACGGCGAACCGCCCTTCCTGACTTGGTTCAAGCGTGCAATCCCATCGGGAGTGATTCACGTCCACAGGTCTAACCTCAACCCCATGCTGCCGGGCGTCTCGCACAAGTTGGGCTGGGGCATAGAAGCCCATCGGCTGAGAGTTGAGGATAGCGCAGCAAAACACTTCGGGGTGATGACACTTCACCCATGACGAGGCGTAGGCGATCAAAGCAAACGACGCAGCATGACTCTCAGGGAAACCGTAAGAACCGAAGCCTTCCAATTGCTTGAATGTGCGTTCGGCGAACTCGCGCTCATATCCCCGGCTT is a genomic window containing:
- a CDS encoding S49 family peptidase, encoding MNILDAALGAAWAMEQWAIDNLLQIAARENNPTFEALEAYRAKALEKADRATTRDGVAILNVEGPLFKKANLMTELCGATSYETLRRDLQASLDDSRVRAILLNIDSPGGEARGVGELATAVRAARGVKPIVAYAGDLAASAAYWIASAADRIVIGEGAALGSIGVRAAFSDTSERDAARGVKTIEFVSSQSPYKSADLNSKDGRARIQARVDALADVFVNAVAENRDASRAYVLERFGKGDVLIGKAAIDAGMADEFGTFEKVLSELAGGKTKRAPHSSPRASLPPNSQKGADEMTAQAILAARNLALGN
- a CDS encoding phage tail assembly protein, with the protein product MAPLSKRIRVALEHSVTVGGHRYTELRVRPAKPKDLAGLKVGDSVEANLERGVILVARMCGVPEAVIYALDPADAGRVGEAADARLSKVL
- a CDS encoding phage tail tape measure protein, whose protein sequence is MAKSFSVSVNIGGRLDSSLGAAVRKAESRISGLARHVQTINARTQSTITNFGRGVASAGKKLQEAGRTFSTNVSAPAGLLAFGAGRMAFEFEKAGNLLEALGDASEDQRKKFEGLANELNKKYPQSLAEIIKTGNEMLKGGFSFDQMTGAIDQTLATAVLGDMAPSEVGDMMARTINSFQMPMKTYEDAMKSSVQVSDRMTYAAVKTTASLKDMGEMFRYVGGAMSASGNDLDTATAFAMAFAKNGTVGSEAGVALRSAVVRMVKMPAKGEAALNRIGMSLNKYVGGKTALTSDRILGGLSAGGIDASGIKGQIDGLLKNKKLAASPAKLQTAITKAVQRHLGSSSAVDAATIAENVNDSIAAAGNKIDLMGFFRDLKSKIDKGEATLGDVATILEGRHFSRYQAILQSDLDGLLAGIQGESNGYTQARYKTALKGPVGAWYEFEAAIEKLSVTLGRVAFTDFVSGFSRVVDAIQSLSEANPKLLKFTVYAGLASIALGPLMMAAGATARAVGLLATGLLSLGRAATVGLAAQLVTVAGGVRALAVATVAGAAGRLRGMAAGLIALNAVGGSTAVLGAIGGSILSFGRAVLMFPVTALRAIGGAMWALVANPIGALITAIVVALTALGVWIYNNWAGITSFFDGFVQGFEKALGPTAKGWVDGLVSSISAVWKWISDLLGPIQATNAEWKSWGETVGGVVAGAVNAIGNGIERVVGLFTSAYDKAVALKDAIAGLWGGGSSAATSAPEVAGARARGGPVTGGRTYLVGENGPELFTAPASGEIIPNDRLQALASPDRIASATSRPGSGGRGDMSISFEINGATDPQEVARICEQKFRDFLWRLESEQRALLSD
- a CDS encoding HD domain-containing protein, which produces MSKLTQRYSVRDPIHGMIDFNALEWDVINSEPFQRLRRIKQLAWTDYVYPGAMHTRFEHSLGVCHTATRLFDSISKKDAEVLRSDHGFDEAGLLRQRQIIRLAALTHDLGHGPLSHAAEECFPFQEGGEKRYVHEQYSASFVRHLLADIIENHPANRNNYAIKYADISSMFDGSHGVNRSIVWKEIISGQMDADRMDYLLRDSYHAGVSYGRYDLDRVINTVCLCEDDDGSGHVIGIEDDGIHAVEGLLIARYMMFTQVYFHKTRVIYDYHYDKALQYLLRENNGLFPPPTKEGILEYMKWDDWRVLHSLAADKDDENCRAIQSRNHYRLIYSTPECPDLDDLAKFDAMLEKLDGLGAVVRDATKSWYKYQKDEIRLRENSGGKLISIPLATRSPVVNGLQTVNQRRIYASPQVRAEALKRLGS